Proteins encoded by one window of Arachis hypogaea cultivar Tifrunner chromosome 1, arahy.Tifrunner.gnm2.J5K5, whole genome shotgun sequence:
- the LOC112701232 gene encoding ubiquitin-like domain-containing protein CIP73 isoform X4, whose translation MGSTGTDKMPGNNSTGSSETTIEIKIKTLDSQTYTLRVDKQMPVPALKERIASVTGVLSHRQRLICQGKVLKDDQLLSAYHVEDGHTLHLVSRQPDLPGFLPGHSGADPNSSTSHGHSSQISPGVVIETFNVPVQGDGVTPEFSRIVSAVLGSIGIPNFGSGVEGIDVREHDSQGFGRTSGSSGLSDSSHPQPEQTGLRYSSDRSRNTFVHPAAASLGSLQPPVIPDSLTTLSQFLSHISHEFDAIVREGGNNVQAAEAHRNEEMGSASSRLGSTAEALTSPASLAEVMLSTRRMMIEQAGECLLQLARHLENQANVTDHLMRSSIQSRALRTGVLFYNLGALFLELGRTTMTLRLGQSPSEAVVNGGPAVFISPSGPNHIMVQPLPFQPGANFGTVPIGTAQSNASLGSGLGSSFFPRRIDIQIRRATPNASQEERADTQSASVQRNQGEGPANQAASRRSDVAGAGEQGVRIVPIRTMVATVPGSLGRPPAEPSGNSIGVYYPVLGRFQQVSSGHGNSEQGSQPASQHHAVQQSSHENTLQRQNEDSARNGSSSTPTTSSNSRVVNINILAAGGAQNNQESERQLPNSVLQFIRTLFPGGEIHVEDLNLQGTNSGSTPEQAATARAAQAPEAEPRVSDEGRFLSNILREIIPLVSQQTGSGRNPSEEQAAQDSSSQVETDAGTSRRRNGSDPSPPDSKRQKME comes from the exons ATGGGAAGTACTGGTACTGACAAGATGCCAGGCAATAACAGCACAGGAAGTTCAGAAACCACTATTGAGATAAAGATCAAGACCTTGGATTCACAGACTTACACCCTCAGAGTGGATAAACAG ATGCCAGTCCCTGCTCTGAAAGAACGGATTGCTTCTGTCACTGGAGTGTTATCACATCGGCAGCGCTTAATTTGCCAAGGAAAGGTTCTGAAGGACGATCAACTCCTGTCTGCTTACC ATGTTGAAGATGGTCATACCTTGCATCTGGTTTCTAGGCAACCTGATCTACCAGGATTTTTGCCCGGTCATTCAG GGGCTGACCCAAATTCAAGCACAAGTCATGGCCACAGTAGTCAAATATCCCCGGGTGTAGTCATTGAAACTTTCAATGTACCTGTTCAGGGAGATGGAGTTACTCCTGAATTCAGTAGG ATTGTTTCTGCTGTACTAGGCTCTATTGGAATTCCAAACTTCGGAAGTGGTGTTGAAGGGATTGATGTCAGG GAGCATGACTCCCAAGGCTTTGGAAGAACTTCAGGTTCCAGTGGTCTTTCAGATTCATCCCATCCTCAGCCTGAACAAACTGGTTTGCGGTATTCATCAGATAGGTCGCGTAATACCTTTGTACATCCAGCAGCAGCTTCTTTGGGATCTTTGCAGCCTCCT GTTATTCCCGATTCTTTGACAACACTATCCCAATTTCTGAGTCATATAAGTCACGAATTTGATGCAATTG TCAGAGAAGGGGGCAATAATGTCCAAGCAGCTGAGGCTCATAGGAATGAAGAAATGGGGTCTGCTTCGTCACGATTGGGTTCAACAGCAGAAGCACTTACATCACCTGCATCCTTGGCAGAAGTCATGCTATCTACCAGACGAATGATGATTGAACAAGCTGGGGAATGCCTACTT CAACTTGCAAGACACCTGGAGAATCAGGCAAATGTAACTGATCATTTGATGCGGTCAAGCATTCAGTCTAGGGCTTTGAGGACTGGAGTTCTGTTCTATAACCTGGGTGCATTATTCCTTGAGCTTGGCCGCACAACCATGACATTGCGCTTGGGTCAAAGTCCG TCTGAAGCTGTAGTTAATGGTGGGCCTGCAGTTTTCATATCTCCGTCTGGTCCTAACCATATCATGGTTCAG CCTCTTCCTTTTCAACCTGGAGCGAACTTTGGTACTGTCCCCATAGGAACTGCTCAGTCTAACGCAAGTTTAGGTAGTGGACTTGGTTCAAGTTTTTTCCCAAGGCGGATTGATATACAGATACGACGAG CCACACCAAATGCCAGTCAAGAAGAACGTGCTGATACACAGTCTGCTTCAGTACAAAGAAATCAAGGTGAAGGTCCTGCTAATCAGGCAGCCTCAAGGCGTTCAGATGTGGCTGGTGCTGGGGAGCAAGGAGTAAGGATTGTGCCAATTAGAACCATGGTTGCAACAGTACCAGGTTCCTTAGGTCGTCCACCTGCAGAACCATCTGGTAATTCTATAGGGGTTTACTATCCGGTTCTCGGGAGATTTCAACAGGTATCTTCAGGGCATGGAAATAGTGAACAAGGATCTCAACCAGCTAGTCAGCATCATGCTGTGCAACAGTCCAGTCATGAAAACACATTGCAAAGGCAAAACGAAGATTCTGCAAGGAATG GATCCTCATCAACTCCTACCACAAGCTCGAATTCCCGTGTGGTGAATATCAATATCCTGGCAGCTGGTGGGGCCCAGAATAATCAGGAGTCTGAGCGACAGTTACCAAACAGTGTTCTTCAGTTTATAAGGACCCTGTTTCCTGGGGGAGAAATTCATGTTGAAGACTTGAATTTACAGGGAACAAATTCAGGTTCTACCCCAGAGCAAGCTGCAACAGCAAGGGCAGCTCAGGCCCCTGAAGCTGAACCTAGAGTTAGTGATGAAGGAAGGTTTTTGTCAAACATACTCCGCGAAATCATTCCCCTCGTGTCTCAACAAACAGGCTCTGGAAGAAATCCTTCAGAGGAACAAGCAGCTCAGGATTCTTCATCACAG GTGGAAACTGATGCAGGGACATCACGAAGGCGGAATGGTTCAGATCCAAGCCCCCCTGATTCTAAACGCCAAAAg ATGGAGTGA
- the LOC112701232 gene encoding ubiquitin-like domain-containing protein CIP73 isoform X6, protein MIFFLFYRCCVVLWRMGSTGTDKMPGNNSTGSSETTIEIKIKTLDSQTYTLRVDKQMPVPALKERIASVTGVLSHRQRLICQGKVLKDDQLLSAYHVEDGHTLHLVSRQPDLPGFLPGHSGADPNSSTSHGHSSQISPGVVIETFNVPVQGDGVTPEFSRIVSAVLGSIGIPNFGSGVEGIDVREHDSQGFGRTSGSSGLSDSSHPQPEQTGLRYSSDRSRNTFVHPAAASLGSLQPPVIPDSLTTLSQFLSHISHEFDAIVREGGNNVQAAEAHRNEEMGSASSRLGSTAEALTSPASLAEVMLSTRRMMIEQAGECLLQLARHLENQANVTDHLMRSSIQSRALRTGVLFYNLGALFLELGRTTMTLRLGQSPSEAVVNGGPAVFISPSGPNHIMVQPLPFQPGANFGTVPIGTAQSNASLATPNASQEERADTQSASVQRNQGEGPANQAASRRSDVAGAGEQGVRIVPIRTMVATVPGSLGRPPAEPSGNSIGVYYPVLGRFQQVSSGHGNSEQGSQPASQHHAVQQSSHENTLQRQNEDSARNGSSSTPTTSSNSRVVNINILAAGGAQNNQESERQLPNSVLQFIRTLFPGGEIHVEDLNLQGTNSGSTPEQAATARAAQAPEAEPRVSDEGRFLSNILREIIPLVSQQTGSGRNPSEEQAAQDSSSQVETDAGTSRRRNGSDPSPPDSKRQKME, encoded by the exons atgatatttttccttttttatagGTGTTGCGTGGTCTTGTGGAGAATGGGAAGTACTGGTACTGACAAGATGCCAGGCAATAACAGCACAGGAAGTTCAGAAACCACTATTGAGATAAAGATCAAGACCTTGGATTCACAGACTTACACCCTCAGAGTGGATAAACAG ATGCCAGTCCCTGCTCTGAAAGAACGGATTGCTTCTGTCACTGGAGTGTTATCACATCGGCAGCGCTTAATTTGCCAAGGAAAGGTTCTGAAGGACGATCAACTCCTGTCTGCTTACC ATGTTGAAGATGGTCATACCTTGCATCTGGTTTCTAGGCAACCTGATCTACCAGGATTTTTGCCCGGTCATTCAG GGGCTGACCCAAATTCAAGCACAAGTCATGGCCACAGTAGTCAAATATCCCCGGGTGTAGTCATTGAAACTTTCAATGTACCTGTTCAGGGAGATGGAGTTACTCCTGAATTCAGTAGG ATTGTTTCTGCTGTACTAGGCTCTATTGGAATTCCAAACTTCGGAAGTGGTGTTGAAGGGATTGATGTCAGG GAGCATGACTCCCAAGGCTTTGGAAGAACTTCAGGTTCCAGTGGTCTTTCAGATTCATCCCATCCTCAGCCTGAACAAACTGGTTTGCGGTATTCATCAGATAGGTCGCGTAATACCTTTGTACATCCAGCAGCAGCTTCTTTGGGATCTTTGCAGCCTCCT GTTATTCCCGATTCTTTGACAACACTATCCCAATTTCTGAGTCATATAAGTCACGAATTTGATGCAATTG TCAGAGAAGGGGGCAATAATGTCCAAGCAGCTGAGGCTCATAGGAATGAAGAAATGGGGTCTGCTTCGTCACGATTGGGTTCAACAGCAGAAGCACTTACATCACCTGCATCCTTGGCAGAAGTCATGCTATCTACCAGACGAATGATGATTGAACAAGCTGGGGAATGCCTACTT CAACTTGCAAGACACCTGGAGAATCAGGCAAATGTAACTGATCATTTGATGCGGTCAAGCATTCAGTCTAGGGCTTTGAGGACTGGAGTTCTGTTCTATAACCTGGGTGCATTATTCCTTGAGCTTGGCCGCACAACCATGACATTGCGCTTGGGTCAAAGTCCG TCTGAAGCTGTAGTTAATGGTGGGCCTGCAGTTTTCATATCTCCGTCTGGTCCTAACCATATCATGGTTCAG CCTCTTCCTTTTCAACCTGGAGCGAACTTTGGTACTGTCCCCATAGGAACTGCTCAGTCTAACGCAAGTTTAG CCACACCAAATGCCAGTCAAGAAGAACGTGCTGATACACAGTCTGCTTCAGTACAAAGAAATCAAGGTGAAGGTCCTGCTAATCAGGCAGCCTCAAGGCGTTCAGATGTGGCTGGTGCTGGGGAGCAAGGAGTAAGGATTGTGCCAATTAGAACCATGGTTGCAACAGTACCAGGTTCCTTAGGTCGTCCACCTGCAGAACCATCTGGTAATTCTATAGGGGTTTACTATCCGGTTCTCGGGAGATTTCAACAGGTATCTTCAGGGCATGGAAATAGTGAACAAGGATCTCAACCAGCTAGTCAGCATCATGCTGTGCAACAGTCCAGTCATGAAAACACATTGCAAAGGCAAAACGAAGATTCTGCAAGGAATG GATCCTCATCAACTCCTACCACAAGCTCGAATTCCCGTGTGGTGAATATCAATATCCTGGCAGCTGGTGGGGCCCAGAATAATCAGGAGTCTGAGCGACAGTTACCAAACAGTGTTCTTCAGTTTATAAGGACCCTGTTTCCTGGGGGAGAAATTCATGTTGAAGACTTGAATTTACAGGGAACAAATTCAGGTTCTACCCCAGAGCAAGCTGCAACAGCAAGGGCAGCTCAGGCCCCTGAAGCTGAACCTAGAGTTAGTGATGAAGGAAGGTTTTTGTCAAACATACTCCGCGAAATCATTCCCCTCGTGTCTCAACAAACAGGCTCTGGAAGAAATCCTTCAGAGGAACAAGCAGCTCAGGATTCTTCATCACAG GTGGAAACTGATGCAGGGACATCACGAAGGCGGAATGGTTCAGATCCAAGCCCCCCTGATTCTAAACGCCAAAAg ATGGAGTGA
- the LOC112701232 gene encoding ubiquitin-like domain-containing protein CIP73 isoform X3: MGSTGTDKMPGNNSTGSSETTIEIKIKTLDSQTYTLRVDKQMPVPALKERIASVTGVLSHRQRLICQGKVLKDDQLLSAYHVEDGHTLHLVSRQPDLPGFLPGHSGADPNSSTSHGHSSQISPGVVIETFNVPVQGDGVTPEFSRIVSAVLGSIGIPNFGSGVEGIDVREHDSQGFGRTSGSSGLSDSSHPQPEQTGLRYSSDRSRNTFVHPAAASLGSLQPPVIPDSLTTLSQFLSHISHEFDAIVREGGNNVQAAEAHRNEEMGSASSRLGSTAEALTSPASLAEVMLSTRRMMIEQAGECLLQLARHLENQANVTDHLMRSSIQSRALRTGVLFYNLGALFLELGRTTMTLRLGQSPSEAVVNGGPAVFISPSGPNHIMVQPLPFQPGANFGTVPIGTAQSNASLGSGLGSSFFPRRIDIQIRRGVSTATPNASQEERADTQSASVQRNQGEGPANQAASRRSDVAGAGEQGVRIVPIRTMVATVPGSLGRPPAEPSGNSIGVYYPVLGRFQQVSSGHGNSEQGSQPASQHHAVQQSSHENTLQRQNEDSARNGSSSTPTTSSNSRVVNINILAAGGAQNNQESERQLPNSVLQFIRTLFPGGEIHVEDLNLQGTNSGSTPEQAATARAAQAPEAEPRVSDEGRFLSNILREIIPLVSQQTGSGRNPSEEQAAQDSSSQVETDAGTSRRRNGSDPSPPDSKRQKME, encoded by the exons ATGGGAAGTACTGGTACTGACAAGATGCCAGGCAATAACAGCACAGGAAGTTCAGAAACCACTATTGAGATAAAGATCAAGACCTTGGATTCACAGACTTACACCCTCAGAGTGGATAAACAG ATGCCAGTCCCTGCTCTGAAAGAACGGATTGCTTCTGTCACTGGAGTGTTATCACATCGGCAGCGCTTAATTTGCCAAGGAAAGGTTCTGAAGGACGATCAACTCCTGTCTGCTTACC ATGTTGAAGATGGTCATACCTTGCATCTGGTTTCTAGGCAACCTGATCTACCAGGATTTTTGCCCGGTCATTCAG GGGCTGACCCAAATTCAAGCACAAGTCATGGCCACAGTAGTCAAATATCCCCGGGTGTAGTCATTGAAACTTTCAATGTACCTGTTCAGGGAGATGGAGTTACTCCTGAATTCAGTAGG ATTGTTTCTGCTGTACTAGGCTCTATTGGAATTCCAAACTTCGGAAGTGGTGTTGAAGGGATTGATGTCAGG GAGCATGACTCCCAAGGCTTTGGAAGAACTTCAGGTTCCAGTGGTCTTTCAGATTCATCCCATCCTCAGCCTGAACAAACTGGTTTGCGGTATTCATCAGATAGGTCGCGTAATACCTTTGTACATCCAGCAGCAGCTTCTTTGGGATCTTTGCAGCCTCCT GTTATTCCCGATTCTTTGACAACACTATCCCAATTTCTGAGTCATATAAGTCACGAATTTGATGCAATTG TCAGAGAAGGGGGCAATAATGTCCAAGCAGCTGAGGCTCATAGGAATGAAGAAATGGGGTCTGCTTCGTCACGATTGGGTTCAACAGCAGAAGCACTTACATCACCTGCATCCTTGGCAGAAGTCATGCTATCTACCAGACGAATGATGATTGAACAAGCTGGGGAATGCCTACTT CAACTTGCAAGACACCTGGAGAATCAGGCAAATGTAACTGATCATTTGATGCGGTCAAGCATTCAGTCTAGGGCTTTGAGGACTGGAGTTCTGTTCTATAACCTGGGTGCATTATTCCTTGAGCTTGGCCGCACAACCATGACATTGCGCTTGGGTCAAAGTCCG TCTGAAGCTGTAGTTAATGGTGGGCCTGCAGTTTTCATATCTCCGTCTGGTCCTAACCATATCATGGTTCAG CCTCTTCCTTTTCAACCTGGAGCGAACTTTGGTACTGTCCCCATAGGAACTGCTCAGTCTAACGCAAGTTTAGGTAGTGGACTTGGTTCAAGTTTTTTCCCAAGGCGGATTGATATACAGATACGACGAG GGGTCTCAACAGCCACACCAAATGCCAGTCAAGAAGAACGTGCTGATACACAGTCTGCTTCAGTACAAAGAAATCAAGGTGAAGGTCCTGCTAATCAGGCAGCCTCAAGGCGTTCAGATGTGGCTGGTGCTGGGGAGCAAGGAGTAAGGATTGTGCCAATTAGAACCATGGTTGCAACAGTACCAGGTTCCTTAGGTCGTCCACCTGCAGAACCATCTGGTAATTCTATAGGGGTTTACTATCCGGTTCTCGGGAGATTTCAACAGGTATCTTCAGGGCATGGAAATAGTGAACAAGGATCTCAACCAGCTAGTCAGCATCATGCTGTGCAACAGTCCAGTCATGAAAACACATTGCAAAGGCAAAACGAAGATTCTGCAAGGAATG GATCCTCATCAACTCCTACCACAAGCTCGAATTCCCGTGTGGTGAATATCAATATCCTGGCAGCTGGTGGGGCCCAGAATAATCAGGAGTCTGAGCGACAGTTACCAAACAGTGTTCTTCAGTTTATAAGGACCCTGTTTCCTGGGGGAGAAATTCATGTTGAAGACTTGAATTTACAGGGAACAAATTCAGGTTCTACCCCAGAGCAAGCTGCAACAGCAAGGGCAGCTCAGGCCCCTGAAGCTGAACCTAGAGTTAGTGATGAAGGAAGGTTTTTGTCAAACATACTCCGCGAAATCATTCCCCTCGTGTCTCAACAAACAGGCTCTGGAAGAAATCCTTCAGAGGAACAAGCAGCTCAGGATTCTTCATCACAG GTGGAAACTGATGCAGGGACATCACGAAGGCGGAATGGTTCAGATCCAAGCCCCCCTGATTCTAAACGCCAAAAg ATGGAGTGA
- the LOC112701232 gene encoding ubiquitin-like domain-containing protein CIP73 isoform X5, which yields MIFFLFYRCCVVLWRMGSTGTDKMPGNNSTGSSETTIEIKIKTLDSQTYTLRVDKQMPVPALKERIASVTGVLSHRQRLICQGKVLKDDQLLSAYHVEDGHTLHLVSRQPDLPGFLPGHSGADPNSSTSHGHSSQISPGVVIETFNVPVQGDGVTPEFSRIVSAVLGSIGIPNFGSGVEGIDVREHDSQGFGRTSGSSGLSDSSHPQPEQTGLRYSSDRSRNTFVHPAAASLGSLQPPVIPDSLTTLSQFLSHISHEFDAIVREGGNNVQAAEAHRNEEMGSASSRLGSTAEALTSPASLAEVMLSTRRMMIEQAGECLLQLARHLENQANVTDHLMRSSIQSRALRTGVLFYNLGALFLELGRTTMTLRLGQSPSEAVVNGGPAVFISPSGPNHIMVQPLPFQPGANFGTVPIGTAQSNASLGVSTATPNASQEERADTQSASVQRNQGEGPANQAASRRSDVAGAGEQGVRIVPIRTMVATVPGSLGRPPAEPSGNSIGVYYPVLGRFQQVSSGHGNSEQGSQPASQHHAVQQSSHENTLQRQNEDSARNGSSSTPTTSSNSRVVNINILAAGGAQNNQESERQLPNSVLQFIRTLFPGGEIHVEDLNLQGTNSGSTPEQAATARAAQAPEAEPRVSDEGRFLSNILREIIPLVSQQTGSGRNPSEEQAAQDSSSQVETDAGTSRRRNGSDPSPPDSKRQKME from the exons atgatatttttccttttttatagGTGTTGCGTGGTCTTGTGGAGAATGGGAAGTACTGGTACTGACAAGATGCCAGGCAATAACAGCACAGGAAGTTCAGAAACCACTATTGAGATAAAGATCAAGACCTTGGATTCACAGACTTACACCCTCAGAGTGGATAAACAG ATGCCAGTCCCTGCTCTGAAAGAACGGATTGCTTCTGTCACTGGAGTGTTATCACATCGGCAGCGCTTAATTTGCCAAGGAAAGGTTCTGAAGGACGATCAACTCCTGTCTGCTTACC ATGTTGAAGATGGTCATACCTTGCATCTGGTTTCTAGGCAACCTGATCTACCAGGATTTTTGCCCGGTCATTCAG GGGCTGACCCAAATTCAAGCACAAGTCATGGCCACAGTAGTCAAATATCCCCGGGTGTAGTCATTGAAACTTTCAATGTACCTGTTCAGGGAGATGGAGTTACTCCTGAATTCAGTAGG ATTGTTTCTGCTGTACTAGGCTCTATTGGAATTCCAAACTTCGGAAGTGGTGTTGAAGGGATTGATGTCAGG GAGCATGACTCCCAAGGCTTTGGAAGAACTTCAGGTTCCAGTGGTCTTTCAGATTCATCCCATCCTCAGCCTGAACAAACTGGTTTGCGGTATTCATCAGATAGGTCGCGTAATACCTTTGTACATCCAGCAGCAGCTTCTTTGGGATCTTTGCAGCCTCCT GTTATTCCCGATTCTTTGACAACACTATCCCAATTTCTGAGTCATATAAGTCACGAATTTGATGCAATTG TCAGAGAAGGGGGCAATAATGTCCAAGCAGCTGAGGCTCATAGGAATGAAGAAATGGGGTCTGCTTCGTCACGATTGGGTTCAACAGCAGAAGCACTTACATCACCTGCATCCTTGGCAGAAGTCATGCTATCTACCAGACGAATGATGATTGAACAAGCTGGGGAATGCCTACTT CAACTTGCAAGACACCTGGAGAATCAGGCAAATGTAACTGATCATTTGATGCGGTCAAGCATTCAGTCTAGGGCTTTGAGGACTGGAGTTCTGTTCTATAACCTGGGTGCATTATTCCTTGAGCTTGGCCGCACAACCATGACATTGCGCTTGGGTCAAAGTCCG TCTGAAGCTGTAGTTAATGGTGGGCCTGCAGTTTTCATATCTCCGTCTGGTCCTAACCATATCATGGTTCAG CCTCTTCCTTTTCAACCTGGAGCGAACTTTGGTACTGTCCCCATAGGAACTGCTCAGTCTAACGCAAGTTTAG GGGTCTCAACAGCCACACCAAATGCCAGTCAAGAAGAACGTGCTGATACACAGTCTGCTTCAGTACAAAGAAATCAAGGTGAAGGTCCTGCTAATCAGGCAGCCTCAAGGCGTTCAGATGTGGCTGGTGCTGGGGAGCAAGGAGTAAGGATTGTGCCAATTAGAACCATGGTTGCAACAGTACCAGGTTCCTTAGGTCGTCCACCTGCAGAACCATCTGGTAATTCTATAGGGGTTTACTATCCGGTTCTCGGGAGATTTCAACAGGTATCTTCAGGGCATGGAAATAGTGAACAAGGATCTCAACCAGCTAGTCAGCATCATGCTGTGCAACAGTCCAGTCATGAAAACACATTGCAAAGGCAAAACGAAGATTCTGCAAGGAATG GATCCTCATCAACTCCTACCACAAGCTCGAATTCCCGTGTGGTGAATATCAATATCCTGGCAGCTGGTGGGGCCCAGAATAATCAGGAGTCTGAGCGACAGTTACCAAACAGTGTTCTTCAGTTTATAAGGACCCTGTTTCCTGGGGGAGAAATTCATGTTGAAGACTTGAATTTACAGGGAACAAATTCAGGTTCTACCCCAGAGCAAGCTGCAACAGCAAGGGCAGCTCAGGCCCCTGAAGCTGAACCTAGAGTTAGTGATGAAGGAAGGTTTTTGTCAAACATACTCCGCGAAATCATTCCCCTCGTGTCTCAACAAACAGGCTCTGGAAGAAATCCTTCAGAGGAACAAGCAGCTCAGGATTCTTCATCACAG GTGGAAACTGATGCAGGGACATCACGAAGGCGGAATGGTTCAGATCCAAGCCCCCCTGATTCTAAACGCCAAAAg ATGGAGTGA
- the LOC112701232 gene encoding ubiquitin-like domain-containing protein CIP73 isoform X1, which produces MIFFLFYRCCVVLWRMGSTGTDKMPGNNSTGSSETTIEIKIKTLDSQTYTLRVDKQMPVPALKERIASVTGVLSHRQRLICQGKVLKDDQLLSAYHVEDGHTLHLVSRQPDLPGFLPGHSGADPNSSTSHGHSSQISPGVVIETFNVPVQGDGVTPEFSRIVSAVLGSIGIPNFGSGVEGIDVREHDSQGFGRTSGSSGLSDSSHPQPEQTGLRYSSDRSRNTFVHPAAASLGSLQPPVIPDSLTTLSQFLSHISHEFDAIVREGGNNVQAAEAHRNEEMGSASSRLGSTAEALTSPASLAEVMLSTRRMMIEQAGECLLQLARHLENQANVTDHLMRSSIQSRALRTGVLFYNLGALFLELGRTTMTLRLGQSPSEAVVNGGPAVFISPSGPNHIMVQPLPFQPGANFGTVPIGTAQSNASLGSGLGSSFFPRRIDIQIRRGVSTATPNASQEERADTQSASVQRNQGEGPANQAASRRSDVAGAGEQGVRIVPIRTMVATVPGSLGRPPAEPSGNSIGVYYPVLGRFQQVSSGHGNSEQGSQPASQHHAVQQSSHENTLQRQNEDSARNGSSSTPTTSSNSRVVNINILAAGGAQNNQESERQLPNSVLQFIRTLFPGGEIHVEDLNLQGTNSGSTPEQAATARAAQAPEAEPRVSDEGRFLSNILREIIPLVSQQTGSGRNPSEEQAAQDSSSQVETDAGTSRRRNGSDPSPPDSKRQKME; this is translated from the exons atgatatttttccttttttatagGTGTTGCGTGGTCTTGTGGAGAATGGGAAGTACTGGTACTGACAAGATGCCAGGCAATAACAGCACAGGAAGTTCAGAAACCACTATTGAGATAAAGATCAAGACCTTGGATTCACAGACTTACACCCTCAGAGTGGATAAACAG ATGCCAGTCCCTGCTCTGAAAGAACGGATTGCTTCTGTCACTGGAGTGTTATCACATCGGCAGCGCTTAATTTGCCAAGGAAAGGTTCTGAAGGACGATCAACTCCTGTCTGCTTACC ATGTTGAAGATGGTCATACCTTGCATCTGGTTTCTAGGCAACCTGATCTACCAGGATTTTTGCCCGGTCATTCAG GGGCTGACCCAAATTCAAGCACAAGTCATGGCCACAGTAGTCAAATATCCCCGGGTGTAGTCATTGAAACTTTCAATGTACCTGTTCAGGGAGATGGAGTTACTCCTGAATTCAGTAGG ATTGTTTCTGCTGTACTAGGCTCTATTGGAATTCCAAACTTCGGAAGTGGTGTTGAAGGGATTGATGTCAGG GAGCATGACTCCCAAGGCTTTGGAAGAACTTCAGGTTCCAGTGGTCTTTCAGATTCATCCCATCCTCAGCCTGAACAAACTGGTTTGCGGTATTCATCAGATAGGTCGCGTAATACCTTTGTACATCCAGCAGCAGCTTCTTTGGGATCTTTGCAGCCTCCT GTTATTCCCGATTCTTTGACAACACTATCCCAATTTCTGAGTCATATAAGTCACGAATTTGATGCAATTG TCAGAGAAGGGGGCAATAATGTCCAAGCAGCTGAGGCTCATAGGAATGAAGAAATGGGGTCTGCTTCGTCACGATTGGGTTCAACAGCAGAAGCACTTACATCACCTGCATCCTTGGCAGAAGTCATGCTATCTACCAGACGAATGATGATTGAACAAGCTGGGGAATGCCTACTT CAACTTGCAAGACACCTGGAGAATCAGGCAAATGTAACTGATCATTTGATGCGGTCAAGCATTCAGTCTAGGGCTTTGAGGACTGGAGTTCTGTTCTATAACCTGGGTGCATTATTCCTTGAGCTTGGCCGCACAACCATGACATTGCGCTTGGGTCAAAGTCCG TCTGAAGCTGTAGTTAATGGTGGGCCTGCAGTTTTCATATCTCCGTCTGGTCCTAACCATATCATGGTTCAG CCTCTTCCTTTTCAACCTGGAGCGAACTTTGGTACTGTCCCCATAGGAACTGCTCAGTCTAACGCAAGTTTAGGTAGTGGACTTGGTTCAAGTTTTTTCCCAAGGCGGATTGATATACAGATACGACGAG GGGTCTCAACAGCCACACCAAATGCCAGTCAAGAAGAACGTGCTGATACACAGTCTGCTTCAGTACAAAGAAATCAAGGTGAAGGTCCTGCTAATCAGGCAGCCTCAAGGCGTTCAGATGTGGCTGGTGCTGGGGAGCAAGGAGTAAGGATTGTGCCAATTAGAACCATGGTTGCAACAGTACCAGGTTCCTTAGGTCGTCCACCTGCAGAACCATCTGGTAATTCTATAGGGGTTTACTATCCGGTTCTCGGGAGATTTCAACAGGTATCTTCAGGGCATGGAAATAGTGAACAAGGATCTCAACCAGCTAGTCAGCATCATGCTGTGCAACAGTCCAGTCATGAAAACACATTGCAAAGGCAAAACGAAGATTCTGCAAGGAATG GATCCTCATCAACTCCTACCACAAGCTCGAATTCCCGTGTGGTGAATATCAATATCCTGGCAGCTGGTGGGGCCCAGAATAATCAGGAGTCTGAGCGACAGTTACCAAACAGTGTTCTTCAGTTTATAAGGACCCTGTTTCCTGGGGGAGAAATTCATGTTGAAGACTTGAATTTACAGGGAACAAATTCAGGTTCTACCCCAGAGCAAGCTGCAACAGCAAGGGCAGCTCAGGCCCCTGAAGCTGAACCTAGAGTTAGTGATGAAGGAAGGTTTTTGTCAAACATACTCCGCGAAATCATTCCCCTCGTGTCTCAACAAACAGGCTCTGGAAGAAATCCTTCAGAGGAACAAGCAGCTCAGGATTCTTCATCACAG GTGGAAACTGATGCAGGGACATCACGAAGGCGGAATGGTTCAGATCCAAGCCCCCCTGATTCTAAACGCCAAAAg ATGGAGTGA